In Paenibacillus sonchi, a single genomic region encodes these proteins:
- a CDS encoding carbohydrate ABC transporter permease has translation MVIKRSIPEMIFDSCNVLFLIFCSFLFLYPMWYVLVSSFSDVHAIAAGEVSFWPKGFNADAYKLVFEDQRIWTAYGNTFIYVIAGTFINLVLTTLGAYPLSRKNLEGRSLIMAFIVFTMFFSGGLIPAYLNVRELGLYDTRWALLLPGAVSAFNLIVMRTFFQSIPDSLIESAKIDGAHDFRILLRIVLPLSMPVLAVMTLFYAVGHWNSWFPAMIYLQDRNLFPLQLILREILIQSSAQNMLAGVTQDEVFRISESIKFATIIIATVPILLIYPFLQKYFVKGVMIGALKE, from the coding sequence GTGGTAATCAAACGCAGCATTCCCGAAATGATCTTCGACAGCTGTAATGTGCTGTTCCTGATCTTTTGTTCCTTCCTGTTCCTGTATCCGATGTGGTATGTGCTGGTGTCCTCGTTCAGTGATGTCCATGCCATCGCCGCAGGCGAGGTAAGCTTCTGGCCGAAAGGCTTCAATGCGGATGCTTATAAGCTGGTTTTTGAGGATCAGCGGATCTGGACGGCATACGGGAATACGTTCATTTATGTAATCGCAGGCACTTTTATTAACCTGGTTCTGACTACGCTTGGCGCCTATCCGCTGTCCAGAAAAAATCTGGAAGGCCGCAGCCTGATAATGGCTTTTATCGTGTTCACGATGTTCTTCAGCGGCGGTCTGATTCCGGCTTACCTCAATGTGCGTGAGCTTGGGCTGTACGATACCAGGTGGGCGCTGCTCCTGCCGGGCGCAGTGAGTGCTTTTAATCTGATCGTGATGCGGACCTTCTTCCAGTCCATACCCGACAGCCTTATTGAATCCGCCAAAATCGACGGTGCCCATGACTTCCGTATTCTGCTGCGGATTGTGCTGCCGTTATCCATGCCTGTACTGGCGGTTATGACCCTGTTCTATGCGGTAGGGCACTGGAACAGCTGGTTCCCGGCGATGATTTATTTGCAGGACCGCAATTTATTCCCGCTGCAGCTGATTCTGAGGGAAATTCTGATTCAATCCTCCGCGCAGAATATGCTGGCCGGAGTTACGCAGGATGAGGTGTTCCGCATCAGCGAATCCATCAAGTTCGCGACCATCATCATCGCAACGGTGCCTATTCTGTTGATCTATCCGTTTTTGCAAAAGTATTTTGTCAAAGGCGTTATGATCGGTGCGCTAAAAGAGTAA
- a CDS encoding WD40 repeat domain-containing protein — MKALRIGGPLSGLAVWASAYGKWRGKDRIYAISSGSPCMLFVLDPAGSEPVQQFALEGSDHCWGVVAAASGVYIGGSGILYRFTHEQGIENLGEMIPGEFYTWRLAADDEGKIYGGCYPGGKVFQYNPSTGQFRDYGVMVEGEQYARSMEAWKGKLYVGVGTRCPHIVELDTVTGVRAEISLPEECSTEQLVYDLNIVHGKMLVRITPCSRLYIYDLELGRWEKCIDHVSGLSVSAPDPQGNVYFIKEDILQRYALAAGILSPTSLAMPEPAGDYGWLESHPLNPHGTCLAGVHRDGTCWIYDPENDRHTVMDFMLQGQPVHLQSLAWGPEGKLYIGGYFAGGLASYDPASSEMISHRGIGQIEGMMAAHGIMYLGVYPKANIFAYDPNLEWNPGSNPKLAFSLQEEEQDRAFAWTLAGDELAIGTVPSYGRNGGALTLFHPVSGTREVFRGLLPQQSIVSLAAGEELLFAGGSVWGGLGIAPERKEASLMIWEVNSRRKVWEGVPVPGEQAISALALDDEGKVWGLTAGMLFLFNPVTLKTEQTIPVLPVDWEAMTHFWRGGCELLYREGVLYGTAGNHLFKYDVRLNQLEVLDENARLLAVDGEGGLYFARTTALYRIQTLEPGQEAL, encoded by the coding sequence ATGAAGGCGCTGCGGATTGGCGGACCGCTGAGCGGACTTGCCGTATGGGCATCGGCTTATGGCAAATGGCGGGGGAAGGACCGGATTTATGCCATATCTTCCGGCAGTCCCTGTATGCTGTTCGTGCTTGATCCTGCTGGCAGTGAACCGGTGCAGCAGTTCGCGCTGGAAGGCTCAGACCACTGCTGGGGTGTTGTTGCGGCGGCAAGCGGGGTCTACATCGGGGGCAGCGGTATTTTATACAGATTCACGCATGAGCAAGGGATAGAGAATCTGGGCGAGATGATTCCCGGTGAATTCTACACCTGGCGGCTTGCAGCGGATGACGAAGGCAAAATCTACGGAGGCTGTTACCCGGGCGGCAAAGTCTTTCAATATAACCCGTCCACGGGACAGTTCAGAGATTACGGCGTCATGGTGGAGGGGGAGCAATACGCCCGCTCGATGGAAGCCTGGAAGGGCAAGCTGTATGTTGGGGTGGGGACCCGGTGTCCGCATATTGTGGAGCTGGATACAGTGACAGGTGTCCGTGCAGAGATCAGCCTGCCGGAGGAATGTTCTACAGAGCAGCTGGTCTATGATCTGAATATTGTCCATGGAAAAATGTTAGTCCGGATAACACCGTGTTCCCGGTTATATATCTATGATCTGGAGCTGGGGCGGTGGGAGAAATGCATTGATCATGTGAGTGGACTTAGTGTATCTGCGCCAGACCCTCAGGGGAATGTGTATTTCATCAAAGAGGATATTCTGCAGCGCTATGCACTCGCAGCAGGCATTCTCTCACCCACTTCACTTGCGATGCCGGAACCGGCAGGAGATTACGGCTGGCTGGAAAGCCATCCGTTGAACCCGCACGGAACCTGCCTGGCAGGAGTGCACAGGGACGGGACCTGCTGGATCTATGATCCGGAGAATGACCGGCACACGGTTATGGATTTTATGCTGCAAGGACAGCCCGTCCATCTGCAGTCACTGGCCTGGGGGCCGGAAGGAAAATTGTACATCGGCGGCTATTTTGCCGGCGGACTGGCCAGCTATGATCCGGCGTCCTCAGAAATGATCTCGCACCGGGGCATCGGACAGATTGAGGGGATGATGGCGGCTCACGGCATCATGTATCTCGGCGTTTATCCCAAGGCCAATATCTTTGCCTATGATCCGAACCTGGAGTGGAACCCGGGCAGCAATCCTAAGCTGGCTTTTTCGCTGCAGGAGGAAGAGCAGGACCGCGCTTTTGCCTGGACCCTGGCGGGAGACGAGCTGGCTATCGGTACGGTGCCGTCCTATGGCCGGAATGGAGGCGCATTGACGCTGTTTCATCCCGTAAGCGGAACGCGTGAAGTGTTCCGGGGGCTTTTGCCACAGCAGAGCATTGTATCTTTAGCTGCCGGAGAGGAACTGCTGTTTGCCGGAGGCTCCGTCTGGGGAGGACTCGGGATTGCTCCTGAGCGGAAGGAAGCGTCTCTCATGATCTGGGAGGTGAACAGCCGCCGCAAGGTGTGGGAGGGCGTTCCGGTACCGGGTGAACAAGCAATCTCCGCGCTTGCGCTCGATGATGAGGGCAAGGTGTGGGGGCTCACCGCAGGGATGCTTTTTCTTTTTAACCCGGTAACCCTGAAGACTGAACAGACCATTCCGGTGCTTCCGGTGGACTGGGAAGCGATGACTCACTTCTGGCGGGGAGGCTGCGAGCTGCTGTACAGGGAAGGCGTATTGTACGGGACGGCGGGGAACCATCTATTCAAATATGATGTGCGCCTGAACCAACTGGAGGTGCTGGACGAAAATGCCCGGCTGCTGGCGGTGGATGGCGAAGGCGGATTGTATTTTGCCCGGACAACGGCACTGTACCGGATTCAGACCTTGGAGCCAGGACAGGAGGCGCTATGA
- a CDS encoding zinc-dependent alcohol dehydrogenase, protein MKAVVSQNGQISVADIPAPVLEDGFVLVETEYSAISPGTEIMMNGIHRPKPVVLGYSAAGVIRSRGKGMEHWPEGQRVACYGAPYAKHAEWLLMPQHLMVPVPEHVSPEEASTVGLGAIAVHAVRQADLQFGETLVLIGAGILGQLIAQIARAAGCRVIVYDLLAGRCRTAESLGIRHIAVNPQRVSRHLDNLTAGMGADAVIICAGGKSGGLVDQGLEWVRNQGKVLLVGDVKPDFSRELMFGKEAQVLISRAGGPGRYDPVYEKQGIDYPYGYVRWTEGRNMAEYIRLISEGDIRVKPLISSVFPLERSADAFRQYAESPAELLGAVLAYPITGIQDAEHAEAKVKEGQGG, encoded by the coding sequence ATGAAGGCGGTAGTTTCCCAAAATGGCCAAATTAGCGTGGCCGATATTCCCGCTCCGGTGCTTGAAGACGGCTTCGTGCTCGTCGAGACTGAATATTCAGCCATCAGCCCCGGAACAGAAATCATGATGAATGGCATTCATCGCCCGAAACCAGTTGTTCTCGGCTATAGTGCGGCTGGCGTGATCCGGTCGCGGGGAAAAGGAATGGAGCATTGGCCGGAAGGCCAGCGGGTGGCCTGCTATGGGGCACCTTACGCCAAACATGCGGAATGGCTGCTGATGCCGCAGCATCTGATGGTGCCGGTGCCGGAGCATGTCAGCCCGGAGGAGGCGTCAACGGTGGGCCTGGGAGCCATCGCGGTCCATGCCGTTAGGCAGGCGGATCTGCAGTTCGGTGAAACGCTGGTGCTGATTGGGGCAGGCATTCTCGGCCAATTGATTGCACAGATAGCGCGGGCCGCCGGCTGCCGGGTGATTGTCTATGATCTGCTTGCCGGGCGCTGCCGGACTGCCGAGAGTCTCGGCATCCGCCATATTGCGGTGAATCCGCAGCGGGTCAGCCGGCATCTTGATAATCTGACAGCAGGAATGGGGGCCGATGCTGTAATTATCTGTGCCGGGGGCAAATCAGGCGGACTTGTCGATCAGGGCCTGGAATGGGTGAGGAATCAAGGGAAGGTGCTGCTGGTCGGAGATGTGAAGCCGGACTTCTCGCGCGAGCTGATGTTCGGGAAGGAAGCGCAGGTGCTGATCTCCAGGGCAGGTGGTCCGGGACGTTATGATCCTGTCTATGAGAAACAGGGAATTGACTATCCTTATGGCTACGTCCGCTGGACCGAAGGGCGTAACATGGCGGAATATATCCGGCTGATCTCAGAGGGCGATATCCGGGTGAAACCGCTGATCAGCAGCGTGTTCCCGCTGGAACGCTCAGCAGATGCCTTCCGGCAGTATGCTGAATCTCCGGCAGAGCTGCTGGGAGCGGTTCTCGCCTATCCCATAACTGGTATTCAGGATGCAGAACATGCTGAAGCCAAAGTTAAGGAAGGGCAAGGCGGATGA
- a CDS encoding amidohydrolase family protein, whose protein sequence is MIFDSHTHLFGPGMVAGPTDAAIKRAWGPDMNIEATPEQHGSNLEGFSGAIVLAMAAHATGLVVPNEYVAEYCRTDPGRLFGFASVDPNDPDCVGKFESAIRELGLKGLKLAPIYQNFYPDDPKHMALYAKAEQLNVPILWHQGTSFVPEGYLDASRPAMLDPIARAFPKLKMIVAHMGHPWVDECISLVRKHPNLYMDVSALGSRPWQFYNALVSAAEYGVQDKLLFGSDYPFFGTQQMLDALYSINDLVEGTKLPHVAEDFIEAIIHRPTPEILGLV, encoded by the coding sequence ATGATTTTTGATTCTCATACGCATTTGTTTGGACCGGGAATGGTAGCGGGGCCGACGGATGCCGCGATCAAGCGCGCCTGGGGCCCGGATATGAATATTGAAGCAACACCCGAGCAGCACGGGAGCAATCTGGAAGGCTTCTCGGGGGCAATAGTGCTGGCAATGGCAGCGCATGCCACAGGGCTGGTGGTGCCGAATGAATATGTGGCAGAATATTGCCGGACTGATCCCGGCCGGCTGTTCGGTTTTGCCAGCGTTGATCCGAATGATCCGGACTGTGTAGGCAAGTTCGAGTCGGCTATCCGGGAATTGGGGCTGAAGGGATTGAAGCTGGCGCCGATTTACCAGAACTTTTATCCGGATGACCCCAAGCATATGGCCCTCTATGCCAAAGCAGAGCAGTTGAACGTCCCCATCCTGTGGCATCAGGGAACTTCGTTTGTGCCGGAGGGGTATCTGGATGCTTCGCGCCCGGCGATGCTCGATCCGATAGCCAGGGCTTTTCCAAAGCTGAAAATGATCGTAGCCCATATGGGCCATCCCTGGGTGGACGAGTGCATCTCGCTGGTGCGAAAGCATCCTAACCTGTACATGGATGTGTCTGCGCTCGGCAGCCGGCCGTGGCAATTCTATAATGCACTGGTTTCCGCTGCGGAATACGGGGTTCAGGACAAGCTGCTGTTTGGTTCGGACTATCCGTTTTTTGGTACGCAGCAGATGCTGGATGCCCTTTACAGCATAAATGATCTGGTTGAGGGGACCAAGCTGCCGCATGTGGCGGAGGACTTCATAGAAGCGATTATTCACCGGCCGACACCGGAAATCCTCGGATTGGTCTAA
- a CDS encoding SDR family NAD(P)-dependent oxidoreductase: MRLAGKRVLVTGAARGIGLAIARRFLEEGARVVLLDRSETELHAAADELAGYTGNLAVEVCDLRDLAQLEQSAAKAFAHFGGIDIVVNNAGIAYREPFLDISPEHWNAVHEINVRAVFRIGQLAARQMIGQGGGGAIINMSSKNGIAASAELAHYNASKAAVILLTESMAVELARYGIRVNAVAPGFVDTPLDRRLREEAGLPPHSEHTPMKRAAAPQEVANVFLFLASDEASYVTGETVCVDGGHLANGSEL; encoded by the coding sequence ATGAGACTCGCTGGAAAAAGAGTATTGGTAACCGGAGCGGCGCGAGGCATAGGACTGGCCATTGCCCGCCGTTTCCTGGAAGAAGGGGCGCGGGTGGTTCTGCTGGACCGCAGTGAAACAGAGCTGCACGCTGCCGCGGATGAACTGGCAGGCTACACCGGAAATTTGGCAGTGGAGGTCTGCGATCTGCGGGATCTGGCGCAGCTTGAGCAGTCTGCCGCCAAGGCATTCGCGCACTTTGGCGGGATTGACATTGTTGTGAACAATGCGGGCATTGCCTACAGAGAGCCCTTTCTTGATATTTCTCCTGAGCACTGGAATGCGGTTCATGAGATCAATGTCCGTGCGGTATTCAGAATAGGCCAGCTTGCGGCAAGACAGATGATAGGCCAGGGCGGCGGCGGTGCGATCATCAATATGAGCTCCAAAAATGGAATAGCCGCCAGCGCGGAGCTTGCGCATTACAATGCTTCCAAGGCTGCCGTTATTCTGCTGACGGAATCGATGGCGGTGGAGCTGGCCCGGTATGGAATCCGGGTCAACGCCGTAGCGCCGGGCTTCGTGGATACGCCGCTCGACCGCAGGCTGCGGGAGGAAGCCGGGCTGCCGCCCCATTCGGAGCATACACCGATGAAACGTGCGGCAGCCCCGCAGGAGGTTGCCAATGTATTTCTCTTTTTGGCCTCTGATGAAGCGTCATATGTAACGGGTGAAACGGTCTGTGTGGATGGCGGACATCTGGCAAACGGGAGTGAGTTGTAG
- a CDS encoding Gfo/Idh/MocA family oxidoreductase: MKELKIGMVGMDTSHCRIFAAMLNHVSHPLHVPGGRLICGYAGGSADFALSASRVGAISRELQKNCGVELLDSIAEVAEKSDAVLLTSVDGRVHREQFAILAPYGKPVFIDKPFAVTSADALAIVELAASCGTPLFSSSVVRFGSPLNAALQDETEGAIVGADCSGPLELQPTQPGLFWYGIHTAEMLYAALGEGCISVRAVSNEIQEWAVGLWKGGRIGTMRGNRTGVRISMPFCTGNGAVPL; this comes from the coding sequence TTGAAAGAACTAAAGATTGGCATGGTAGGCATGGACACTTCTCACTGCAGAATTTTCGCTGCAATGCTGAACCATGTGTCACATCCGCTGCATGTTCCTGGCGGCAGGCTGATATGCGGATATGCCGGAGGTTCAGCTGATTTTGCGCTAAGCGCATCAAGGGTGGGAGCGATCAGCAGGGAGCTTCAGAAGAACTGCGGTGTGGAGCTGCTGGATTCGATAGCTGAAGTGGCCGAGAAATCGGATGCGGTGCTTCTGACCTCTGTTGACGGCAGAGTACACCGCGAACAGTTCGCTATCCTGGCACCCTATGGCAAGCCGGTATTTATCGATAAGCCGTTTGCGGTCACGAGCGCGGATGCACTTGCAATCGTGGAACTCGCGGCAAGCTGCGGGACTCCCCTGTTTTCCAGCTCCGTGGTCAGGTTCGGCAGTCCGTTGAATGCAGCGCTGCAGGATGAGACTGAAGGCGCCATTGTGGGAGCAGACTGCAGCGGCCCGCTTGAACTTCAGCCAACCCAGCCGGGATTATTCTGGTATGGCATCCACACGGCTGAAATGCTGTACGCTGCGCTGGGCGAAGGCTGCATTTCAGTGAGAGCTGTAAGCAATGAAATCCAGGAATGGGCTGTCGGGCTATGGAAGGGCGGGCGGATTGGAACGATGCGCGGCAACCGGACAGGGGTGCGGATTTCTATGCCGTTCTGCACAGGGAACGGGGCAGTACCGCTGTAA
- a CDS encoding glycosyltransferase family 4 protein, giving the protein MKILYFYKFCLLGGVTTQLANRLKFLRGRAEVHFAFLEDYGGASAFEGYAQVCILGKPDELRNYIEAHDFDVIITIDTYELYEALGPAGQKKVIIHEVHTTYEEPLRKLAESKDSLPFHYVITPSAYMKEMLERIGIPDAYHVNNCLDTELFKYEALPGKRPPTILWVGKLDQHKNWESFMNIVGRLNAQFPDLHFLLVGGYTASEEIASKLQARVKALEIRYFEWLPKVDYEEMNHYYSAVAESGGVYVSTTRNESFGMTVLEAMACRCPVVVPDVGALPELLDDELSVSLYASGREEECAERVALLLGQEGLRARLKTLGEQKARNTYSIEEVGKAYMALLERFVEERANII; this is encoded by the coding sequence ATGAAGATCTTGTATTTCTACAAATTTTGCTTGCTGGGCGGAGTCACTACACAATTGGCGAACAGGCTTAAGTTTCTGCGCGGGCGGGCGGAGGTGCATTTTGCCTTTCTGGAGGATTACGGCGGAGCCAGCGCTTTTGAAGGCTATGCGCAAGTGTGTATTCTCGGCAAGCCCGACGAACTCAGGAATTACATTGAAGCTCATGATTTTGATGTGATTATCACGATCGATACCTATGAACTGTATGAAGCGCTGGGGCCAGCCGGGCAAAAGAAAGTGATCATTCATGAGGTGCATACCACTTATGAGGAGCCCTTGCGCAAACTGGCTGAATCCAAGGATAGCCTGCCCTTTCATTACGTCATCACACCTTCTGCTTATATGAAGGAAATGCTGGAGCGGATCGGGATACCGGATGCTTACCATGTTAATAACTGCCTGGACACGGAACTATTCAAATACGAAGCGCTTCCCGGCAAGCGGCCGCCTACGATTCTGTGGGTGGGCAAACTCGACCAGCATAAAAACTGGGAGTCTTTCATGAATATAGTGGGCAGACTGAATGCGCAATTCCCGGACCTGCACTTCTTGCTTGTCGGCGGTTACACCGCTTCCGAAGAGATTGCAAGCAAGCTCCAAGCCAGAGTGAAAGCGCTGGAAATCCGGTATTTTGAATGGCTGCCTAAAGTGGATTACGAAGAAATGAACCATTATTATTCAGCAGTAGCCGAGAGCGGCGGGGTGTACGTCAGCACTACCAGGAATGAATCGTTTGGGATGACCGTTCTGGAGGCAATGGCCTGCCGGTGTCCGGTTGTTGTGCCCGATGTGGGGGCTTTGCCTGAGCTGCTCGATGATGAGCTGAGTGTATCGCTCTATGCTTCCGGCAGGGAAGAGGAGTGTGCTGAGCGGGTGGCCTTGCTTTTGGGGCAGGAGGGCTTGCGTGCGCGCTTGAAGACATTGGGCGAGCAGAAGGCGCGGAATACGTACAGCATTGAAGAGGTAGGAAAAGCGTATATGGCATTGCTTGAACGGTTTGTGGAGGAACGTGCAAACATCATTTGA
- a CDS encoding IlvD/Edd family dehydratase, whose translation MEERTGISGEGNAESRAAGHRLKSESYFQEKDLWGFIHRSFTKSMGYTGEDLRKPVIGICNTFSELNKCHSHFNELADYVKRGVWQAGGVPMEFPTISIGEPYVKPTTMLLRNLMAMDTEEMMKGHPIDGVVLLGGCDKTVPAQLMAAASVNLPAIVLTGGPMLNGRLGGRSLGACTDCYGFTLEHKAGNLTDEELAVAEDAICRSDGHCMVMGTASTMASIAEALGMALPGCAAIPAPDSRRRHLSERTGKQIVELVRRDIRPHDIMTAEAVENAITVTMASGGSTNAIIHLVAISQRLGRKLPLETFDAISRRTPFILNLRPSGKYQMEEYFEAGGVPALMKELEPLLHGGCLTVTGKTVTENLVQASTLDREVIRSMAEPLESQGGIAVLRGNLAPDGALIKQTAVSAHLKQHTGRAVVFESPADLLLRIDDPELEVDEHSVLVLKNAGPKGAPAMPEIGQIPIPQKLLVRGIRDMVRISDARISGTSYGALIVHAVPEAAVGGTLALVRDGDEIELDIAARKLVLKVSDGELARRRALWKAPEPHYDRGYGLLFHERVLQANLGCDFDFLLPAELRRELVDGAEAP comes from the coding sequence ATGGAGGAACGTACGGGAATCAGCGGGGAGGGCAATGCAGAGAGCAGAGCTGCCGGACACAGGCTGAAGAGTGAATCATATTTCCAGGAAAAAGATTTATGGGGCTTCATTCACCGTTCTTTTACGAAGTCGATGGGGTATACCGGAGAGGATTTGCGGAAGCCGGTTATCGGCATTTGCAATACCTTCAGTGAGCTGAACAAGTGCCACTCGCATTTTAATGAGCTGGCGGATTATGTGAAGCGCGGAGTCTGGCAGGCCGGCGGGGTGCCGATGGAATTCCCGACGATTTCAATCGGCGAGCCTTACGTCAAACCGACGACAATGCTTCTGCGGAACCTGATGGCCATGGACACAGAGGAAATGATGAAGGGCCATCCCATAGACGGGGTGGTGCTGCTCGGCGGCTGCGACAAAACGGTGCCCGCCCAGCTCATGGCTGCGGCCAGTGTGAACCTTCCGGCCATTGTGCTGACGGGCGGGCCGATGCTGAACGGCCGTCTGGGCGGGCGCAGCCTGGGCGCCTGCACCGACTGCTACGGATTTACGCTGGAGCATAAAGCGGGAAATCTTACGGATGAGGAGCTGGCGGTGGCGGAGGACGCCATCTGCCGCAGCGACGGGCACTGCATGGTGATGGGCACGGCCAGCACCATGGCTTCGATTGCCGAAGCCCTTGGGATGGCGCTTCCAGGCTGCGCGGCGATCCCCGCGCCGGACAGCCGCCGCAGGCATCTCTCAGAGCGGACCGGCAAGCAGATTGTGGAGCTGGTGCGGCGGGATATCCGCCCGCACGACATCATGACCGCCGAGGCGGTGGAGAACGCCATCACGGTCACGATGGCCAGCGGCGGTTCGACGAATGCCATCATCCATCTTGTGGCAATCTCCCAGCGGCTGGGCCGGAAGCTGCCGCTGGAGACGTTCGATGCGATCAGCCGCCGGACGCCGTTCATTTTGAATTTGCGTCCTTCGGGCAAATATCAGATGGAGGAGTATTTTGAGGCAGGCGGCGTGCCTGCGCTGATGAAAGAGCTGGAGCCGCTGCTGCACGGCGGCTGCCTGACCGTAACCGGGAAGACGGTTACGGAGAATCTGGTCCAGGCTTCTACCCTGGACCGGGAGGTGATCCGCAGCATGGCGGAGCCGCTGGAGAGCCAGGGCGGAATTGCCGTGCTGCGCGGCAATCTCGCCCCGGACGGCGCGCTGATTAAGCAGACGGCGGTATCCGCGCATTTGAAGCAGCACACCGGACGCGCGGTGGTGTTCGAAAGCCCGGCGGACCTCCTGCTGCGGATCGACGACCCGGAGCTGGAGGTCGATGAGCACAGCGTGCTGGTGCTCAAGAATGCCGGGCCCAAAGGCGCGCCCGCGATGCCGGAGATCGGGCAGATCCCGATTCCGCAGAAGCTGCTGGTGCGCGGGATAAGGGATATGGTCCGCATCTCCGACGCGCGGATCAGCGGCACCTCCTACGGCGCACTGATCGTGCATGCGGTGCCGGAGGCAGCCGTTGGCGGAACACTGGCGCTTGTACGGGACGGCGATGAAATCGAGCTGGATATTGCCGCAAGAAAGCTGGTCCTGAAGGTGTCGGACGGGGAGTTGGCCCGGCGGCGCGCTTTATGGAAAGCACCGGAGCCTCATTACGACAGAGGCTACGGTCTGCTGTTTCATGAGCGGGTGCTGCAGGCGAACCTGGGCTGCGATTTTGACTTTTTGCTGCCGGCAGAGCTTCGCCGGGAACTGGTGGACGGAGCTGAAGCGCCATAA
- a CDS encoding ABC transporter permease subunit → MAVPLNAAKTQSRKLQAKRSSVSLKRMMSNRYLYLMLLPTVLYFLIFEYKPMYGAIIAFKDFNPFSGVAGSPWVGFKNFEKFFESYYFFRLLKNTFLMSFYSLLFIFPASLAFALLLNELRLKKLKSFLQTVSYLPHFISLIVICGMIIDFTKPGGIINSLLLGIGIISEPIQFLILPEWFRTIYVGSGMWQSLGWNSIIYLAALSGINPSLYEAAVVDGAGRWKQLTHITLPGILPTVLILLILNVGTLLNVGWDKIILLYNPGTYVTADVISTFVYRRGVMEADYSFSAAVGLFNSVINFTLLVLANRISRKTTENSLW, encoded by the coding sequence ATGGCAGTACCCTTGAATGCAGCCAAAACCCAAAGCAGGAAACTTCAGGCGAAACGGAGTTCCGTCTCGCTGAAGCGAATGATGTCCAACCGTTACCTTTATCTAATGCTGCTGCCCACTGTGCTCTATTTTCTCATTTTTGAATACAAACCGATGTACGGTGCGATTATCGCCTTCAAAGATTTCAATCCTTTCTCAGGTGTTGCCGGCAGCCCCTGGGTGGGCTTCAAAAACTTCGAGAAGTTTTTCGAGAGCTATTATTTCTTCCGGTTGCTGAAGAACACTTTTCTTATGAGCTTTTATTCGCTGCTGTTTATTTTTCCGGCTTCACTGGCTTTCGCGCTGCTGCTTAATGAACTGCGGCTCAAAAAGCTGAAATCCTTCCTGCAGACGGTTTCGTATCTGCCGCATTTTATTTCGCTGATTGTCATCTGCGGGATGATTATTGATTTCACCAAGCCGGGAGGTATTATCAACAGCCTGCTGCTCGGCATAGGAATCATCTCGGAGCCGATTCAGTTTCTGATTCTTCCGGAATGGTTCCGCACAATTTATGTAGGTTCAGGCATGTGGCAGAGCCTGGGATGGAACTCCATTATTTATCTGGCCGCATTATCCGGCATTAACCCGAGCCTTTATGAGGCTGCGGTGGTCGATGGAGCAGGGCGCTGGAAACAGCTGACACATATTACACTGCCGGGAATACTGCCCACGGTGCTAATCCTTTTGATTTTGAATGTCGGGACCCTGCTGAATGTGGGCTGGGACAAAATTATATTGCTGTATAATCCGGGGACTTACGTCACGGCGGACGTCATCTCCACCTTTGTTTACAGACGGGGTGTCATGGAAGCCGATTACAGCTTCTCGGCAGCGGTAGGCCTGTTCAACTCCGTCATCAATTTTACACTGCTGGTGCTGGCAAACCGGATCAGCCGGAAGACGACCGAAAATAGTTTATGGTGA